In Balearica regulorum gibbericeps isolate bBalReg1 chromosome 2, bBalReg1.pri, whole genome shotgun sequence, one DNA window encodes the following:
- the LOC104631484 gene encoding serpin B4, producing MLPLGVAMALYPIAPEALSSSSAAKLTPSILRRRELSKRKRNENIFFSPLSLSAAFGMVVLGARGNTLKEIEKVFHFSEVLSSTSQGNRYPPEKCEEVGGVHSQFQALLAAVSEPRPGCSLTIANRLFGEITYPFFQQYLDSTKKFYRAELEPVNFKYTEEEAREKINFWVENETKGKIKDLFAAGFIDPSTVLVLVNAIYFKGKWAVEFKKEDTKETYFQLNKNERKTVQMMFQEGYFNMAIIEELKMKVIELPYFDNELSMFILLPEVVCEDFTGLEQLEHTLTYEKVAGWTSLDRMQQLRVKVYLPQFKMEESYVLNKTLQEMGMMNVFDWGKADLSGISRKDGLVVSKAIQKSFLEVNEEGTEAVSAMGLVAVPLCRPVSYEFKADHPFLFLIRHNPTNTILFFGRYSSP from the exons ATGCTGCCACTGGGAGTGGCAATGGCTTTATATCCCATTGCTCCAGAAGCCCTGTCATCAAGCTCAGCAGCCAAGTTGACACCATCAATCCTGAGAAGAAG AGAgctgagcaaaagaaaaagaaatgaaaatatcttcttCTCCCCGCTAAGTCTCTCAGCTGCCTTTGGGATGGTTGTCCTCGGAGCCAGGGGCAACACACTCAAAGAAATTGAGAAG gtatttcatttcagtgaagttttgaGCAGTACAAGCCAGGGAAACAGATACCCTCCTGAGAAG TGTGAAGAAGTTGGAGGAGTCCATTCCCAGTTCCAGGCTCTGTTGGCTGCAGTCAGTGAACCCAGACCAGGCTGCTCTCTCACCATTGCCAACAGGCTCTTTGGAGAAATTACTTACCCGTTCTTCCAG CAATACTTGGATTCCACAAAGAAATTCTATCGAGCAGAACTGGAACCAGTCAATTTTAAATACACTGAAGAAGAAGCCAGAGAGAAGATTAACTTCTGGGTGGAAAATGAGACAAAag gtaaaatcaAAGACCTATTTGCTGCTGGATTTATTGATCCCTCTACTGTACTTGTCCTGGTCAatgctatatattttaaaggaaagtggGCAGTAGAATTTAAGAAAGAAGATACTAAGGAAACATATTTCCAACTGAACAAG AATGAGAGAAAGACAGTGCAGATGATGTTTCAAGAAGGTTATTTTAACATGGCCATCATAGaggaactgaaaatgaaagtgatAGAGCTCCCGTACTTTGATAATGAACTGAGCATGTTCATTCTTCTTCCTGAAGTTGTTTGTGAAGACTTTACTGGTCTAGAACAG CTTGAACACACCCTCACATATGAAAAAGTAGCAGGATGGACCAGCTTGGATCGAATGCAGCAGCTGAGAGTGAAGGTGTACCTGCCTCAGTTCAAGATGGAGGAAAGTTATGTTCTCAACAAAACTCTCCAGGAGATGGGAATGATGAATGTTTTTGACTGGGGAAAAGCTGATTTGTCAGGAATCTCAAGAAAAGATGGTTTGGTTGTGTCCAAGGCCATCCAGAAGTCATTCCTGGAAGTCAATGAAGAGGGGACTGAAGCAGTTAGTGCCATGGGGCTTGTTGCAGTGCCTCTGTGTCGCCCAGTTTCTTACGAGTTCAAAGCTGACcatccatttctcttccttatCAGACACAACCCAACCAACACCATTCTCTTCTTTGGAAGATATTCCTCCCCTTAA